A part of Chloroflexota bacterium genomic DNA contains:
- a CDS encoding thymidine kinase has translation MRHLTGSIEVITGSMFSGKTDELIRRLRRARIAKQKVQVFKPGIDNRYALEKVTSHAGSEFAATPVAKAEDLLPLIELDTTVVAVDEAQFFDWHISDICQQLAARGVRVIVAGLDMDFRGEPFGPMPLILAQAETVDKLQAICVVCGLPASRTQRLIDNRPANYNDPVVQVGGSEAYEARCREHHEVPR, from the coding sequence ATGCGACATCTCACAGGCTCCATCGAAGTCATCACCGGCTCCATGTTCAGCGGCAAGACGGACGAACTCATCCGCCGCCTGCGCCGCGCCCGAATCGCCAAACAAAAAGTGCAAGTCTTCAAGCCCGGCATAGACAACCGTTACGCGCTGGAAAAAGTCACCTCGCACGCCGGCAGCGAATTTGCCGCTACACCGGTTGCTAAAGCTGAAGACCTTCTGCCCCTCATCGAACTTGACACAACGGTAGTGGCCGTGGACGAAGCCCAGTTCTTCGACTGGCACATCTCCGACATCTGCCAGCAGTTGGCGGCCCGCGGCGTGCGCGTCATCGTCGCCGGGCTGGATATGGATTTTCGCGGCGAGCCGTTCGGCCCCATGCCTTTGATCCTGGCTCAGGCTGAAACGGTGGACAAGCTACAGGCGATCTGCGTGGTCTGCGGCCTGCCCGCCTCTCGCACCCAGCGCCTGATTGACAACCGACCGGCCAACTACAACGACCCGGTGGTGCAGGTGGGCGGCAGTGAGGCTTACGAAGCGCGCTGTCGTGAGCACCACGAAGTGCCAAGATAG
- the rpmE gene encoding 50S ribosomal protein L31 encodes MKEGIHPKYFPNAKVICSCGNTWTTGSTREVIHTDVCYNCHPFFTGEQRIVDTEGQVDRFIKKLDARAQHKQQEEARKAARTSPEVTVADLNLGARAEAALARAEITTLGQLLDKIREGDEAILAVEGFGRKSLADAKKRLRARGFDLPESAATEEAPAETAEA; translated from the coding sequence ATGAAAGAGGGTATTCACCCCAAGTATTTCCCCAACGCGAAGGTCATCTGCTCGTGCGGCAACACCTGGACGACCGGCTCGACTCGCGAAGTGATTCACACCGACGTGTGCTACAACTGCCACCCGTTCTTCACCGGCGAACAGCGCATCGTGGACACTGAAGGCCAGGTGGATCGCTTCATCAAGAAGCTTGACGCCCGCGCCCAACACAAGCAACAGGAAGAGGCCCGCAAGGCGGCCCGCACCTCGCCCGAAGTTACCGTTGCCGACTTGAACCTGGGCGCGCGCGCTGAAGCCGCGCTGGCCCGCGCCGAGATCACCACCCTCGGTCAACTGCTCGACAAGATTCGCGAAGGCGATGAGGCTATTCTGGCCGTGGAAGGCTTTGGCCGCAAGAGTCTGGCTGACGCCAAGAAGCGCCTACGCGCTCGCGGCTTTGACTTGCCCGAGTCGGCGGCCACCGAAGAAGCTCCGGCGGAAACTGCCGAGGCCTAA
- a CDS encoding PrsW family intramembrane metalloprotease, translating into MNILIILFISVVMGVVPMLIYAGFLWWLDRWEKEPLHLLAAAFIWGFIPSAIIALISQIVLEAPTTVVFGEHTLGYDLFSGSIIAPVTEEGVKALAVLLIFIFFYHEFDSLLDGIIYGSLAGFGFAAIENVLYFVSFGSEDPGSLGCLIFMRAFLFGLNHAFFTSLTGLGFAAARYQKNILLKLLLPLLGLGAAIAAHGLHNGLVTFGIIGLPLAVLADWFGVAGVLVVALFSLYHESKWIKQYLAEEVEMGTLTAGQASTVGSFGGRIATNFSSLGGGLGRWWRTRRFYQQCTELAYKKHQLHRMGNEGGNQAIIEKLRSEVMGLSGQV; encoded by the coding sequence ATGAACATCCTTATCATTCTCTTCATTTCAGTCGTCATGGGTGTCGTGCCGATGTTGATCTACGCCGGTTTCTTATGGTGGTTGGACCGGTGGGAGAAGGAGCCGCTTCACCTGCTGGCGGCGGCCTTCATCTGGGGTTTCATTCCCTCAGCCATCATCGCCCTGATCTCGCAAATCGTCCTTGAAGCGCCGACCACGGTTGTCTTTGGCGAGCATACGCTGGGCTACGATCTATTCAGCGGGAGCATCATCGCTCCCGTCACCGAAGAAGGAGTCAAGGCGCTGGCTGTGCTGTTGATTTTTATATTCTTCTATCACGAATTTGATTCTCTGCTCGACGGCATCATCTACGGTTCGCTGGCCGGGTTCGGGTTTGCCGCCATCGAGAATGTTCTCTACTTCGTCAGTTTCGGCAGTGAAGACCCGGGTAGTTTGGGCTGTTTGATTTTCATGCGCGCGTTTCTTTTCGGCCTCAACCACGCCTTCTTCACCAGCCTCACCGGCCTGGGTTTTGCCGCGGCCCGCTACCAGAAGAACATTCTGCTCAAATTGCTCCTGCCGCTCCTCGGCCTGGGCGCGGCTATTGCCGCGCACGGTTTGCACAACGGCCTGGTCACGTTTGGCATCATCGGCCTGCCACTTGCGGTTCTGGCCGACTGGTTCGGCGTGGCCGGGGTGCTCGTCGTCGCCCTGTTTTCGCTCTATCACGAATCAAAATGGATCAAACAATACCTGGCCGAAGAAGTTGAGATGGGAACGCTGACTGCCGGGCAGGCCTCTACGGTTGGCTCGTTTGGCGGGCGCATTGCCACCAACTTTTCGTCGTTGGGCGGCGGCCTGGGCCGCTGGTGGCGAACGCGCCGCTTTTACCAGCAATGCACCGAACTGGCTTACAAGAAGCATCAATTGCACAGGATGGGCAACGAGGGCGGTAATCAGGCGATTATTGAAAAGTTGCGGAGTGAGGTGATGGGGTTGAGTGGGCAGGTGTAG
- the rpmA gene encoding 50S ribosomal protein L27, with protein sequence MAHKKGAGSSKNGRDSNAQRLGVKRFGGEFVRSGNIIVRQHGTHIKPGLGVMVGRDYTIFAVIDGKVKFETLPTGQKRVNVEPVSQTETA encoded by the coding sequence ATGGCACATAAAAAAGGCGCTGGTTCCAGCAAGAACGGTCGCGACTCTAATGCCCAACGGCTCGGCGTGAAGCGCTTCGGCGGCGAGTTCGTTCGCTCGGGCAACATCATCGTCCGCCAGCATGGCACGCACATCAAGCCCGGCCTGGGGGTGATGGTGGGCCGCGATTACACCATCTTCGCCGTGATTGACGGCAAGGTGAAGTTTGAAACTCTGCCCACTGGGCAAAAGCGGGTCAACGTTGAGCCCGTCTCCCAAACTGAGACGGCGTAG
- the rplU gene encoding 50S ribosomal protein L21, translating into MKYAIVQSGSKQLRAEEGGLLEVDLLPKSAGDSVEFEVLLLADGDQVQVGAPTVAGAKVQATVVEHFRGEKIRIFKYKPKERQRKRGGHRQNYTRLKVEKIVG; encoded by the coding sequence ATGAAGTACGCTATTGTTCAAAGCGGCTCGAAACAACTACGAGCCGAGGAGGGCGGTCTGCTTGAAGTAGACCTCCTGCCCAAGTCTGCGGGCGACAGTGTGGAGTTCGAGGTGCTGTTGCTGGCCGACGGCGACCAGGTGCAAGTCGGCGCCCCCACCGTCGCCGGAGCCAAAGTGCAGGCCACCGTGGTCGAGCACTTCCGGGGCGAGAAGATCCGCATCTTCAAATACAAACCCAAAGAGCGCCAGCGCAAACGCGGCGGCCACCGCCAGAATTACACGCGGCTCAAAGTTGAAAAGATTGTAGGGTAA
- a CDS encoding HD domain-containing protein: MPANARRSRNDPSWVAVTGAGVAGRGLTADDAQAAAKLSRLKEPAQVIYLPTDQSPPLALPPAFDRARQALPDPSRVWLVGGSVRDALLRRDIHDLDFAVQGDGLALARQVANKLGGAFFPLDAERGTGRVVLNEDGEQFFLDFAGLRGDDINADLAGRDFTVNALAVSLTPPETLIDPMGGQTDLKAKVLRLCRPEGFTADPVRTLRAVRLAAQLDFRLERATREAARQAAQLLPRVSAERIRDEFMKMLGGRKPAASLRALDALGLLQHIIPETATLKGVTQSAPHVYDVWDHTLAVVDRLDALLFVLGRVHDVDAASEYALGYAAARAGRYRHPISDHIEQEVSAGRSVRSLLFFAALLHDIAKPQTRTVEAGTGRIRFIGHEEAGAKVAKEKAVALRLSGDEVERMGAIVFHHMRPVWLSSGEALTPRAAYRFFKATGPAGVDVCLLTLADLLGTRGPDLERDEWATRVNTVVTLLDAYFAQPEQVVRPTPLINGNDVVELLGVPQGKRVGEVLEAVLEAQAAGEVASRDEALALARKLLEKDDGRRTKDDR, encoded by the coding sequence ATGCCAGCCAACGCCCGACGCTCACGCAACGACCCGTCATGGGTGGCCGTCACCGGGGCGGGCGTGGCCGGCCGTGGCCTCACCGCCGACGACGCGCAGGCGGCGGCCAAACTCTCGCGCCTCAAGGAACCCGCGCAAGTGATCTATCTGCCAACCGATCAATCGCCGCCGCTGGCTCTGCCGCCTGCTTTTGATCGCGCGCGTCAGGCTTTGCCTGATCCGTCTCGTGTCTGGCTGGTGGGCGGCTCGGTGCGTGATGCGCTTCTGCGGCGCGACATTCACGACCTGGACTTTGCCGTGCAGGGCGACGGCCTGGCGCTGGCCCGCCAGGTTGCCAACAAGCTGGGCGGCGCGTTCTTTCCGCTCGACGCCGAGCGCGGAACCGGGCGCGTGGTGCTGAACGAGGACGGCGAACAATTCTTCCTCGACTTTGCCGGCCTGCGCGGCGACGACATTAATGCCGACCTGGCCGGGCGCGACTTCACTGTCAATGCTCTGGCCGTCAGCTTGACTCCGCCCGAAACGCTCATTGACCCGATGGGCGGCCAAACCGACCTCAAGGCCAAAGTGCTTCGCCTCTGCCGCCCCGAAGGTTTCACCGCCGATCCGGTTCGGACTCTGCGGGCGGTTCGCCTGGCCGCCCAGCTGGACTTCCGGCTGGAGCGCGCCACGCGCGAGGCGGCCCGGCAGGCGGCGCAACTTCTGCCGCGAGTCTCGGCGGAGCGCATTCGCGACGAGTTCATGAAGATGCTCGGTGGCCGCAAACCGGCGGCCTCCCTGCGCGCTCTCGATGCGCTGGGTCTTCTGCAACACATCATTCCCGAAACCGCAACCCTCAAAGGCGTGACGCAATCCGCGCCGCACGTTTATGACGTTTGGGATCATACGTTGGCGGTTGTGGATCGACTCGATGCTTTATTGTTTGTCCTGGGACGTGTTCACGACGTGGACGCCGCCTCTGAGTACGCTCTCGGTTACGCCGCCGCCAGGGCGGGGCGCTACCGCCACCCTATTTCCGATCACATTGAACAAGAGGTGAGCGCGGGCCGTTCGGTTCGTAGCCTGCTGTTCTTTGCGGCTCTCTTGCACGACATTGCCAAACCACAAACGCGAACCGTTGAGGCCGGCACAGGCCGGATTCGTTTTATCGGCCATGAAGAGGCCGGGGCTAAAGTGGCGAAGGAAAAGGCGGTTGCCCTGCGGTTGTCGGGTGACGAAGTGGAAAGGATGGGGGCCATTGTTTTTCATCACATGCGGCCTGTGTGGCTGTCCAGCGGCGAAGCCCTCACCCCGCGCGCGGCCTATCGTTTCTTCAAGGCAACCGGCCCGGCAGGCGTAGACGTGTGCTTGCTGACGCTGGCCGACCTGCTCGGCACACGCGGCCCCGACCTGGAGCGCGATGAGTGGGCCACCCGCGTGAACACGGTGGTGACTCTGCTGGACGCCTATTTCGCGCAACCGGAGCAAGTCGTGCGGCCTACGCCGCTGATTAACGGCAATGATGTGGTTGAACTGCTGGGCGTGCCGCAGGGCAAGCGCGTAGGCGAAGTGCTGGAGGCCGTGCTGGAGGCTCAGGCGGCGGGCGAAGTGGCCTCACGCGATGAGGCGCTGGCGTTGGCGAGGAAGTTGCTGGAAAAGGACGACGGACGACGGACGAAAGACGACAGGTGA
- the hpt gene encoding hypoxanthine phosphoribosyltransferase, with translation MTYEDRLLETLISADKIQKRIAELGAEISNDYAGEELLLICILKGGVMFLSDLIRHITVPVAMDFMAVSSYGVGARQSSGQVRIDMDLNLSVANRHVILVEDIVDTGHTIAAVLELLQTRSPKSLKVCSLLDKAERREVVVPIHYRGFEIPNKFVFGYGLDLDEYWRNLPFIGVAKG, from the coding sequence ATGACTTACGAAGACCGTCTCCTCGAAACCCTCATTTCTGCCGACAAGATTCAAAAGCGCATTGCCGAACTGGGCGCGGAAATCAGCAATGACTATGCCGGAGAAGAACTTCTCCTGATCTGCATCCTCAAAGGCGGCGTGATGTTTCTCAGCGACCTCATCCGGCACATCACCGTGCCGGTGGCTATGGACTTCATGGCCGTCTCGTCCTACGGAGTCGGGGCGCGCCAGTCCAGCGGCCAGGTGCGGATTGACATGGACTTGAATCTATCGGTGGCCAACCGCCACGTCATCCTCGTCGAAGACATCGTGGACACCGGCCACACCATCGCCGCCGTCCTCGAACTTTTGCAAACCCGCTCACCCAAATCGCTCAAAGTCTGCTCGCTCCTCGACAAAGCCGAACGCCGCGAAGTCGTCGTCCCCATTCATTATCGCGGCTTCGAAATCCCCAACAAGTTCGTCTTCGGCTACGGCCTCGACCTGGACGAATACTGGCGCAACCTGCCGTTCATCGGAGTCGCCAAAGGATAA
- the chrA gene encoding chromate efflux transporter: MTVEGRPVESPLRLFQRFLRFGLLAWGGPVAQIAMIRHELVEEEKWITGERFNRVLAVYQVLPGPEATELCVYFGMLAGGRFGGLLAGLGFMLPGFVAILALSLFYVTVGLTSPFFAAVFAGFQPAVAALIARAVHRIGARALTDRWLWSIAILVAIAELMGANFFFSLTLAGLMYFLIKRGWTWAAVGAGALLLALSLFEWLLLGLPGPSAAGAPGFIIVTRPSLPALFLSGLRGGLLTFGGAYTSIPFLRNDAVVVGGWLTDRQFLDGLALSGVLPAPLIIFATFIGYLGGGLPGALVITLGIFLPAFAFTLVGHNYVERLVENQAAHAFLDGVTAGVVGLITATTLELGRTAITSFTAFLIFSVALIVLYRWKDKAAVAVVMLGAGVLGLLLFLNLAAQ, from the coding sequence ATGACCGTTGAAGGCCGCCCCGTTGAATCTCCTCTGCGCCTCTTCCAGCGTTTTCTTCGCTTTGGCCTGCTGGCCTGGGGCGGGCCGGTGGCGCAAATCGCCATGATCCGCCATGAGCTTGTCGAAGAAGAAAAGTGGATCACCGGCGAGCGTTTCAATCGCGTGCTGGCCGTCTATCAGGTTCTGCCCGGCCCGGAGGCCACCGAGCTGTGCGTCTACTTTGGCATGTTGGCTGGCGGGCGGTTCGGCGGCCTGCTGGCCGGTCTGGGCTTCATGCTTCCCGGCTTCGTCGCCATTCTCGCTCTCTCTTTGTTCTATGTCACTGTCGGCCTCACCTCGCCGTTCTTCGCCGCCGTCTTCGCCGGCTTTCAACCGGCCGTGGCCGCTCTCATCGCCCGCGCTGTTCACCGAATTGGCGCGCGCGCCCTCACGGATCGCTGGCTTTGGAGCATTGCCATCCTGGTTGCCATCGCCGAGTTGATGGGCGCAAACTTCTTCTTCTCGCTGACGCTGGCCGGGTTGATGTATTTTTTGATCAAACGCGGCTGGACTTGGGCCGCCGTCGGGGCCGGGGCGCTGTTATTAGCTTTGTCATTATTTGAATGGTTGTTGCTGGGTCTGCCGGGGCCGAGCGCCGCCGGGGCGCCCGGCTTTATCATCGTTACCCGGCCTTCGCTCCCGGCCCTTTTCCTCTCCGGCCTGCGCGGCGGCCTGCTCACCTTTGGCGGCGCATACACATCCATTCCATTTTTGCGAAACGATGCCGTCGTCGTCGGCGGCTGGCTCACCGACCGGCAGTTTCTCGACGGGCTGGCGCTCTCCGGCGTTCTGCCTGCGCCCCTCATCATCTTCGCCACCTTCATCGGCTACCTCGGCGGCGGCCTGCCGGGCGCATTGGTCATTACGCTCGGCATTTTTCTGCCAGCCTTTGCCTTCACCCTCGTCGGCCACAATTACGTCGAACGGTTGGTGGAGAACCAGGCCGCCCACGCCTTCCTCGACGGCGTCACCGCCGGGGTGGTGGGCCTGATCACGGCCACCACCCTGGAACTCGGTCGGACGGCTATCACCAGCTTCACTGCCTTCCTTATTTTTAGCGTCGCTCTGATCGTTTTATATCGTTGGAAGGACAAAGCCGCCGTGGCCGTCGTCATGTTGGGCGCGGGTGTGCTGGGGTTGCTGTTATTTCTAAATCTGGCCGCGCAATGA